A single genomic interval of Granulicella tundricola MP5ACTX9 harbors:
- a CDS encoding efflux RND transporter permease subunit, producing MVEFFIRRPIFATVCALLIVLAGAVSLPTLPISLYPELAPPQVIVACNYVGANSSTVESAVTVPLEEAINGVEGMRYISSTSSNDGTSTITITFQTGYSLDIAAVDVQNRVATAQGRLPAVVNNTGISITKANSNFVLAAGFVSPDHSLSPAFISNYLDVYVSDALKRVPGVGAVVIFGERKYAMRIWLDPTKLAARGLTPLDVNNALGEQNIEVAAGQLGIPPSDPKQAYQMAVRVVGRLSDPRQFENIIIKSNAASGAGATNPVGTGIVLLKDVGRAELGAETYNTNLRFSGNDAVGLGIQQLSNANALDVDKRCRQVLADLEKSYPPGLKGIIAVDTTTVVSDSIKEVESTLAEAIIIVIVVIFLFLQDWRATIIPAVTIPVSLIGTFAFIKIFGFSINSLTLFGITLATGLVVDDAIVVIENVQRHLEEGVQDPMEATSIAMREVTSAVIATSLVLISVFVPVSFFPGTTGILYKQFSLTIAFSIAISAFNALTLSPALSAILLRKEQHKTGIQGFFLNPIDKAIKKLISWYAVAVTFAVKIRYAVLIVFFAGLAATAYEYTHVPTAFVPQEDQGYYLIIIQTPPGASLAYTAEFADRVSQVIRNDDDVFGTFSVMGFSLSGGSSPNSGLIFAPLKPVDERTKRGNGHSAHDIVLRTSPKLFGVPGGIAFAAEPPAINGIGTVGGFQFILQDGGRNTFGDIDRIAHQIVGQARSPSSGLTNLNTTFTANDPQIYVTIDRQKAEAIGVPLSQITAAMGTYMGSSYINDFDFNNRSYRVYVQADQQFRRNVQDLRQYYVRSNSNQMIPLDNLVAINETSGPQVINHYNLFRSAEIDGSPAPGLSSGQGNDNMVKLFEKNKLQGMTYSWTGLALEEVESSGKAIVIFGLGLLVVYLTLSAQYESFTLPFIILLAVPTAILGALGLVSLRGISDDVYVQIGMVMLIGLSAKNSILIVEFAEQQLGLGKSIIDAAITASELRLRPILMTSSAFILGVLPLYFATGAGAYGRHSVGTAIVGGMVLSTVLNLFFIPVLYVILKTFLATFTRTKPVRTT from the coding sequence GTGGTCGAATTCTTCATCCGCCGCCCCATCTTCGCAACCGTCTGCGCTCTCCTCATCGTGCTGGCCGGCGCAGTCTCCCTCCCCACGCTCCCCATCTCGCTCTACCCCGAGCTCGCACCCCCGCAGGTCATCGTCGCCTGCAACTACGTCGGAGCCAACTCCTCCACAGTCGAGTCCGCCGTCACAGTCCCCTTGGAAGAAGCCATCAACGGTGTAGAGGGCATGCGTTACATCTCCTCCACCAGCTCGAATGATGGAACCAGCACCATCACCATCACCTTCCAGACCGGTTACTCGCTCGACATCGCAGCCGTAGACGTACAAAACCGAGTAGCCACCGCCCAGGGCCGTCTCCCCGCCGTCGTCAACAACACCGGCATCAGCATCACCAAGGCCAACTCCAACTTCGTCCTCGCCGCCGGCTTCGTCTCGCCTGACCACTCCCTCTCGCCCGCCTTCATCTCGAACTATTTGGACGTGTATGTCTCCGACGCCCTCAAGCGCGTCCCCGGAGTAGGCGCAGTCGTCATCTTCGGCGAGCGCAAGTACGCCATGCGCATCTGGCTCGATCCCACCAAGCTCGCCGCCCGCGGCCTCACCCCGCTGGACGTCAACAACGCCCTCGGCGAGCAGAACATTGAAGTAGCCGCCGGACAGCTCGGCATCCCGCCCTCGGACCCCAAGCAGGCCTACCAGATGGCCGTCCGCGTCGTCGGCCGCCTCTCTGATCCCAGGCAGTTTGAAAACATTATCATCAAATCCAATGCAGCCAGCGGAGCAGGAGCCACCAACCCCGTAGGCACCGGCATCGTCCTCCTCAAGGACGTAGGCCGTGCGGAACTGGGCGCGGAAACCTACAACACCAACCTCCGCTTCTCCGGCAACGACGCCGTCGGCCTGGGCATCCAGCAGCTCTCAAACGCCAACGCGCTTGATGTAGACAAGCGCTGCCGCCAGGTCCTCGCGGACCTTGAAAAGTCCTATCCTCCCGGCCTCAAGGGCATCATCGCCGTAGACACCACCACCGTCGTCTCGGACTCCATCAAGGAGGTTGAGTCCACCCTTGCGGAAGCCATCATCATCGTCATCGTGGTCATCTTCCTCTTCCTCCAGGACTGGCGAGCGACCATCATCCCGGCCGTCACCATCCCCGTCTCGCTGATCGGCACCTTCGCCTTCATCAAGATCTTCGGCTTTTCGATCAACTCCCTCACGTTGTTCGGAATCACGCTGGCTACCGGCCTAGTAGTAGACGACGCCATCGTCGTCATTGAGAACGTCCAGCGCCACCTTGAGGAAGGCGTGCAGGACCCCATGGAGGCCACCTCCATCGCCATGCGGGAGGTCACCAGCGCCGTCATCGCCACCTCGCTCGTGCTCATCTCGGTCTTCGTCCCGGTCAGCTTCTTCCCCGGCACCACCGGCATCCTGTACAAGCAGTTCTCCCTCACCATCGCCTTCTCCATCGCCATCTCGGCCTTCAACGCCCTGACCTTGTCCCCTGCGTTGTCCGCAATCCTCCTCAGAAAAGAACAGCACAAGACCGGCATCCAGGGCTTCTTCCTCAACCCCATCGATAAGGCCATCAAGAAGCTCATCAGTTGGTACGCCGTGGCCGTCACCTTCGCGGTGAAGATTCGTTACGCCGTCCTCATCGTCTTCTTCGCTGGCCTCGCTGCCACCGCGTATGAGTACACCCACGTCCCCACCGCCTTCGTCCCGCAGGAAGACCAGGGCTACTACCTCATCATCATCCAGACCCCTCCCGGCGCATCGCTCGCGTACACCGCTGAGTTCGCAGACCGCGTCAGCCAGGTCATCCGGAATGACGATGACGTCTTCGGCACCTTCTCCGTCATGGGCTTCTCGCTCTCCGGCGGCAGCTCGCCCAACTCCGGACTCATCTTCGCCCCGCTCAAGCCCGTTGACGAGCGCACCAAACGCGGCAACGGCCACTCCGCCCATGACATCGTCCTCCGCACCTCGCCCAAGCTCTTCGGCGTCCCCGGCGGCATCGCCTTCGCGGCAGAGCCTCCCGCCATCAACGGCATCGGCACCGTCGGCGGCTTCCAGTTCATCCTTCAGGACGGTGGCCGCAACACCTTCGGCGATATCGACCGCATCGCCCACCAGATCGTAGGCCAGGCCCGCTCACCGTCCTCCGGCCTCACCAACCTCAACACCACCTTCACCGCCAACGATCCGCAGATCTACGTCACCATCGACCGCCAGAAGGCTGAGGCCATCGGCGTCCCGCTCTCCCAGATCACCGCCGCCATGGGCACCTACATGGGCTCCAGCTACATCAATGACTTTGACTTCAACAACCGCTCCTACCGCGTCTACGTCCAGGCCGATCAGCAGTTCCGCCGCAACGTCCAGGACCTCCGCCAGTACTACGTCCGCTCCAACTCCAACCAGATGATCCCGCTCGATAACCTCGTCGCCATCAACGAGACCTCCGGCCCCCAGGTCATCAACCACTACAACCTCTTCCGCTCCGCAGAGATTGACGGCTCCCCAGCCCCCGGCCTCAGCTCCGGCCAGGGCAACGACAACATGGTCAAGCTCTTTGAGAAGAACAAGCTTCAGGGCATGACTTACTCCTGGACCGGCCTCGCTCTTGAGGAAGTCGAGTCCAGCGGCAAAGCCATTGTCATCTTCGGTCTCGGCCTCCTGGTCGTCTACCTGACTCTCTCAGCCCAGTACGAGAGCTTCACTCTGCCGTTCATCATCCTGCTCGCCGTCCCCACCGCCATCCTCGGAGCCCTCGGTCTCGTCTCCCTCCGCGGCATCTCGGATGACGTCTACGTGCAGATCGGCATGGTCATGCTCATCGGCCTCTCCGCCAAGAACTCCATCCTCATCGTTGAGTTCGCGGAGCAGCAACTCGGCCTCGGCAAGTCCATCATCGACGCAGCCATCACCGCCTCGGAACTCCGCCTGCGCCCCATCCTCATGACCAGCAGCGCCTTCATCCTCGGCGTGCTGCCTCTCTACTTTGCCACCGGAGCCGGAGCCTACGGCCGCCACTCCGTCGGCACCGCCATCGTCGGCGGAATGGTCCTCTCCACCGTCCTCAACCTCTTCTTCATCCCCGTCCTCTACGTCATCCTCAAAACCTTCCTGGCCACCTTCACCCGCACCAAGCCCGTTCGCACCACCTAA
- a CDS encoding efflux RND transporter periplasmic adaptor subunit, with amino-acid sequence MQTPRLRILIATLTLSLTACKSAPPAAPPAMQAMPVAVAPVALNPVPTGDTYVSTIKSRRTANIQPQVDGNITRIFVVSGQSVAAGQMLMQIDPLKQRAAVDQQIGSQAQFNATYQFNQAEVERQRKLFEAGITSRQAYDTAVQNFQNSKGAYQAAAAGTSTQKEQLAYYQIRAPFAGIIGDIPVHQGDYVSPTTALTTLDENKDLEAYIYIPTERAAQIHPGLPVQIVDANGTILERSTISFVSPQVDNGIQGILAKATIPAGSKLRNQQVVNARVIWTSAPQPTVPVLAVTMIGGQPFVYIAKAQGAGFIAHQVPVTLGETVGNSYPVTSGLNPGDRVVVSGLQFLAEGAPIKPLG; translated from the coding sequence TTGCAAACTCCCCGCCTCCGCATCCTTATCGCGACCCTCACTCTCTCGCTCACCGCCTGCAAGTCCGCCCCCCCGGCCGCCCCACCCGCCATGCAGGCCATGCCCGTCGCCGTCGCCCCCGTCGCCCTCAACCCCGTCCCCACGGGCGACACCTACGTGTCCACCATCAAGTCCCGCCGCACCGCCAACATCCAGCCTCAGGTCGATGGCAACATCACCAGGATCTTCGTCGTCTCCGGCCAGTCCGTCGCCGCCGGCCAGATGCTCATGCAGATCGACCCCCTCAAGCAGCGCGCCGCCGTCGATCAGCAGATCGGCTCCCAGGCCCAGTTCAACGCCACCTACCAGTTCAACCAGGCTGAGGTAGAGCGCCAGCGCAAGCTCTTTGAGGCCGGCATCACCTCCCGCCAGGCCTACGACACCGCCGTCCAGAACTTCCAGAACTCCAAGGGTGCCTACCAGGCCGCCGCCGCCGGCACCTCCACCCAGAAGGAGCAGCTCGCCTACTACCAGATCCGCGCCCCCTTCGCCGGCATCATCGGTGACATCCCCGTCCACCAGGGCGACTACGTCTCCCCCACCACCGCCCTCACCACGCTCGACGAAAACAAGGACCTCGAAGCCTACATCTACATCCCCACCGAGCGCGCCGCGCAGATCCACCCCGGCCTCCCCGTCCAGATCGTAGACGCCAACGGCACAATCCTCGAGCGTTCCACCATCTCCTTCGTCTCCCCGCAGGTCGATAATGGCATCCAGGGCATCCTCGCCAAGGCCACCATCCCCGCCGGCTCCAAACTCCGCAACCAGCAGGTCGTCAACGCCCGCGTCATCTGGACCTCCGCCCCTCAGCCCACCGTCCCAGTCTTGGCCGTCACCATGATCGGCGGCCAACCCTTCGTCTACATCGCAAAGGCCCAGGGGGCAGGCTTCATCGCCCACCAGGTCCCGGTCACCCTCGGTGAAACGGTAGGCAACAGCTACCCCGTAACCTCCGGCCTCAACCCCGGCGACCGAGTCGTAGTCTCCGGCCTCCAGTTCCTCGCAGAGGGTGCCCCCATCAAACCCCTCGGCTAA
- a CDS encoding MFS transporter, which yields MRKPLLALAVSAFAIGTSEFIIMGLLPDLAHSFQVSIPKAGILISGYALSVTLGSPFLALALARLDRKRALLILMGVFIAGNILCALAPTYSLLLVARILTALCHGAFFGAGSIVAANLVPKSERAQAIALMFSGLTIANVLGVPAGTALGQWLGWRFAFWALVPIGVIAAIGLWKMVPSQPAEIIHLKHEFHAVLRPQVQLVLTLSTLSSVALFCVFAYIAPILEAVTHLPPHIVSWVLVVFGVGITLGNLIGGRLSDWKPMGVILGGMATLIVLFLLMPLTQPHAAAEIAMVFVWGFVHFGAGAPLQARIVDRAKGAPNLASTLNQGAFNLGNALGAAMGGLMLTYGLSYQRLPLGAAAVCCLALAVALVALKLERNEARDALGAEVSLT from the coding sequence ATGCGCAAACCCCTCCTAGCCCTGGCCGTCTCCGCCTTCGCCATCGGCACCTCCGAGTTCATCATCATGGGCCTGCTCCCGGACCTCGCGCACAGCTTCCAGGTCAGCATCCCCAAGGCCGGCATCCTCATCTCCGGATACGCCCTCAGCGTCACCCTCGGCTCGCCCTTCCTGGCCCTCGCCCTCGCGCGCCTCGACCGCAAGCGCGCCCTCCTCATCCTCATGGGCGTCTTCATCGCCGGCAACATCCTCTGCGCCCTCGCCCCCACCTACTCCCTCCTGCTCGTCGCCCGCATCCTCACCGCCCTCTGCCACGGAGCTTTCTTCGGTGCCGGCAGCATCGTCGCCGCCAACCTCGTGCCCAAATCCGAGCGCGCCCAGGCCATCGCTCTCATGTTCAGCGGCCTCACCATCGCCAACGTCCTCGGCGTCCCGGCCGGCACCGCCCTCGGCCAATGGCTCGGCTGGCGCTTCGCCTTCTGGGCCCTGGTCCCCATCGGCGTCATCGCCGCCATCGGCCTCTGGAAGATGGTCCCCAGCCAGCCCGCCGAGATCATCCACCTCAAACACGAGTTCCACGCCGTCCTACGCCCCCAGGTCCAGCTCGTCCTAACCCTCAGCACCTTGTCGTCAGTGGCCCTCTTCTGCGTCTTCGCCTACATCGCCCCCATCCTCGAAGCCGTCACCCATCTCCCCCCGCACATCGTCTCCTGGGTCCTGGTCGTCTTCGGCGTCGGCATCACCCTCGGCAACCTCATCGGCGGCCGCCTCAGCGATTGGAAGCCCATGGGCGTCATCCTCGGCGGCATGGCCACCCTCATCGTCCTCTTCCTCCTCATGCCCCTCACCCAACCCCACGCCGCTGCCGAGATCGCCATGGTCTTCGTGTGGGGCTTCGTCCACTTCGGCGCCGGAGCCCCCCTGCAGGCCCGCATCGTAGACCGAGCCAAAGGCGCACCCAACCTGGCCTCCACCCTCAACCAGGGAGCCTTCAACCTCGGCAACGCCCTCGGAGCAGCCATGGGCGGCCTCATGCTCACCTACGGCCTCAGCTACCAGCGCCTCCCCCTCGGAGCCGCCGCCGTCTGCTGCCTCGCCCTGGCAGTGGCCCTCGTCGCCCTCAAGCTGGAACGCAACGAAGCCCGCGACGCCCTGGGCGCAGAGGTCTCCCTCACGTAG
- a CDS encoding tagatose 1,6-diphosphate aldolase: MKLTPGKLAGLKAVSDARGVIAAAAMDQRGSLQKSLAKERGGIIDSAALGEFKTLVTEVLTRHASAILLDPEFGLEASKNRNSAGLLLAYEKTGYDSATPGRLPDLLDVWSVRRLKEAGADCVKILLYYSPFEKTAINDLKHAWIERIGDECIAHDIPFFLEFVGYDAEGGDEKSLAYAIKKPLIVSGSMAEFGKERYNVDVLKVEVPVEMSYVEGTKAFKGEKAYTRAEALQHFRDAETMTHKPFIYLSAGVSNPVFIETLALAAESGTKFNGVLCGRATWKDGIVIYAKQGAAAFKEWLETTGVENISNVNEALKAATPWYTKFGANSLAELG; encoded by the coding sequence ATGAAGCTGACACCAGGAAAACTCGCAGGCCTGAAGGCCGTATCGGATGCACGAGGCGTGATCGCCGCCGCCGCAATGGATCAGCGTGGATCGCTGCAGAAGTCGCTTGCGAAGGAACGCGGCGGGATTATCGACTCGGCTGCGCTGGGTGAGTTCAAGACGCTGGTGACGGAGGTGCTGACGCGCCATGCTTCCGCCATCCTTCTGGACCCGGAGTTTGGGCTGGAGGCTTCAAAGAACCGCAACTCCGCCGGGCTGCTGCTGGCGTATGAGAAGACCGGGTATGACTCGGCTACGCCGGGACGGCTGCCGGACCTGCTGGATGTGTGGAGTGTCCGCCGGCTGAAGGAGGCTGGAGCGGACTGCGTGAAGATTCTGCTGTACTACTCGCCGTTTGAGAAGACTGCGATCAACGATCTGAAGCATGCCTGGATCGAACGGATCGGCGATGAGTGTATTGCGCACGATATTCCGTTCTTCCTGGAGTTTGTGGGCTATGACGCTGAAGGCGGGGATGAGAAGTCGCTGGCCTATGCGATCAAGAAGCCGCTGATCGTTTCGGGCTCGATGGCGGAGTTTGGCAAGGAACGGTACAACGTCGATGTGCTGAAGGTTGAAGTGCCGGTTGAGATGAGCTACGTGGAAGGCACGAAGGCGTTCAAGGGCGAGAAGGCATACACCCGCGCTGAGGCTCTGCAGCACTTCCGCGATGCGGAGACGATGACGCATAAGCCGTTTATCTATCTTTCGGCGGGCGTTTCGAATCCAGTGTTCATCGAGACGCTGGCGCTGGCTGCCGAGTCCGGCACGAAGTTCAACGGAGTGCTGTGCGGACGCGCGACCTGGAAAGACGGCATCGTGATCTACGCGAAGCAGGGCGCGGCGGCGTTCAAGGAATGGCTGGAGACGACGGGCGTGGAGAACATCTCAAACGTCAACGAGGCGCTGAAGGCAGCGACCCCCTGGTACACGAAGTTTGGGGCGAACAGCCTGGCTGAACTGGGCTAA
- the guaA gene encoding glutamine-hydrolyzing GMP synthase, whose protein sequence is MDTPTNISASTSTIVILDFGSQYTQLIARRIREFNVFSVVLPCTTPLDQIKALAPMGLVLSGGPNSVYDPDAPAADPALLKMDVPILGICYGLQFIVHHLGGKVESAAQREYGHASVEVIRETKLFAGLPGTLDVWMSHGDHAVALPPGFERTAETANAVAGIADEDRRIWAVQFHPEVAHTRQGMELLRNFALDICGCEANWTPEHFIQTTIERVKAQVGTGHAICGLSGGVDSSVAAVLVARAIGDRLTCIFVNNGVLRKDEFAKVHATMREQLGLNVVAVDAADRFLTKLAGVTDPETKRKVIGGEFISVFDDEAKKIFEAEKSAGEEIAWLVQGTLYPDVIESSSVKGPSQTIKSHHNVGGLPADMKLKLIEPLRDLFKDEVRRIGRDLGMPDEIIERQPFPGPGLAVRILGEVTAERVAILQEADAIVVEEIKAAGLYRKVWQSFAVLLPVKSVGVMGDQRTYANTCAIRAVESEDGMTADWAPLPYEVLRKISSRIVSEVRGINRVVYDITSKPPGTIEWE, encoded by the coding sequence GTGGATACTCCAACCAACATCTCAGCCAGCACCTCGACCATCGTCATCCTGGACTTTGGCTCGCAGTACACGCAGCTCATCGCCCGCCGCATCCGTGAGTTCAACGTCTTCTCCGTCGTCCTGCCCTGCACCACGCCGCTCGACCAGATCAAGGCCCTCGCCCCCATGGGTCTCGTCCTCTCCGGCGGCCCCAACTCCGTCTACGATCCCGACGCCCCCGCAGCCGATCCCGCCCTCCTCAAGATGGACGTACCCATCCTCGGCATCTGCTACGGCCTCCAGTTCATCGTGCATCATCTAGGCGGCAAGGTAGAGAGCGCCGCGCAACGCGAGTACGGCCACGCCAGCGTAGAAGTCATCCGCGAAACCAAACTCTTCGCCGGCCTCCCCGGCACGCTTGATGTCTGGATGTCCCACGGCGACCACGCCGTAGCCTTGCCGCCCGGCTTTGAGCGCACCGCCGAGACCGCCAACGCAGTCGCCGGCATCGCCGACGAAGATCGCCGCATCTGGGCCGTGCAGTTCCACCCGGAGGTCGCCCACACCCGCCAGGGCATGGAGCTTCTCCGCAACTTCGCGCTCGACATCTGCGGCTGCGAGGCCAACTGGACTCCCGAGCACTTCATCCAGACCACCATCGAGCGCGTCAAAGCCCAGGTCGGCACCGGGCACGCCATCTGCGGCCTCAGCGGAGGCGTCGATTCGTCCGTCGCCGCCGTCCTCGTCGCACGCGCCATCGGCGACCGCCTCACCTGCATCTTCGTCAACAACGGCGTCCTCCGCAAAGACGAGTTCGCCAAAGTCCACGCCACCATGCGCGAGCAGCTCGGCCTCAACGTCGTCGCCGTCGATGCAGCCGACCGCTTCCTCACCAAGCTCGCCGGAGTCACCGACCCCGAGACCAAGCGCAAGGTCATCGGCGGCGAGTTCATCTCGGTCTTCGACGACGAGGCCAAGAAGATCTTCGAGGCAGAAAAGTCCGCAGGCGAAGAGATCGCATGGCTCGTCCAGGGAACCCTCTACCCCGACGTCATTGAAAGCTCCAGCGTCAAAGGCCCGTCGCAGACCATCAAGAGCCACCACAACGTCGGAGGCCTGCCCGCGGACATGAAGCTCAAGCTCATCGAACCCCTCCGCGACCTCTTCAAGGATGAGGTTCGCCGCATCGGCCGCGACCTCGGCATGCCGGACGAGATCATCGAGCGCCAACCCTTCCCAGGCCCCGGCCTCGCCGTCCGCATCCTCGGTGAGGTCACAGCAGAGCGCGTCGCCATCCTGCAGGAAGCCGACGCCATCGTCGTCGAAGAGATCAAAGCCGCCGGCCTCTACCGCAAGGTCTGGCAAAGCTTCGCGGTCCTGCTGCCGGTCAAATCCGTCGGCGTCATGGGAGACCAGCGCACCTACGCCAACACCTGCGCCATCCGCGCGGTCGAAAGCGAAGACGGCATGACGGCAGACTGGGCGCCGCTCCCCTACGAAGTCCTCCGCAAGATCTCCAGCCGCATCGTCAGCGAGGTCCGCGGCATCAACCGCGTCGTCTACGACATCACCAGCAAGCCACCCGGCACCATCGAGTGGGAGTAA